Proteins found in one Mucilaginibacter gracilis genomic segment:
- a CDS encoding 2-isopropylmalate synthase, translating to MLHDPNHIYIFDTTLRDGEQVPGCQLTTPEKVEIAKELESLGVDIIEAGFPVSSPGDFLSVVEISKAVKNPTICALTRANKGDIDVAVEALKYAKTPRIHTGIGASDMHIKYKFNSTREEILERAVDAVKYAKKFVEDIEFYAEDAGRADVEYLALMVESVIAAGATVVNIPDTNGYCLPDQYGSKIKYLKENVKNIDKAIISVHCHNDLGLATANSIAGVQNGARQIECTINGIGERAGNTSMEEVVMILKTHHSLGLNSTINTKHFYELSNMVSTMMRMPVQPNKAIVGSNAFAHSSGIHQDGFLKHRENYEIISPDDVGFPNASIILTARSGRHALKFHLSRLGHHLDKGELDQTYKTFLTLADSKLDITDEDLLKLVAHRLVKQD from the coding sequence ATGTTACACGATCCGAACCATATCTATATTTTCGACACGACGTTGCGCGATGGCGAGCAAGTGCCCGGTTGCCAATTAACAACCCCTGAAAAAGTTGAAATTGCTAAGGAACTGGAATCGCTAGGTGTAGACATTATTGAAGCAGGGTTCCCGGTATCCAGTCCGGGCGACTTTTTGAGTGTGGTTGAAATTTCAAAGGCGGTAAAAAACCCAACCATTTGCGCCCTAACACGTGCCAACAAAGGCGATATTGATGTTGCCGTTGAAGCTTTAAAATATGCCAAAACGCCACGTATACATACGGGCATTGGCGCATCGGATATGCACATCAAATACAAATTTAACAGTACCCGCGAAGAAATTTTAGAGCGCGCCGTTGATGCTGTAAAGTACGCCAAAAAATTTGTTGAAGATATTGAGTTTTACGCCGAAGATGCGGGCCGTGCCGATGTGGAATATTTAGCTTTGATGGTAGAATCGGTTATTGCGGCAGGTGCCACGGTGGTTAACATACCCGATACCAATGGCTATTGCCTGCCCGATCAGTACGGATCGAAGATCAAATACCTTAAAGAAAACGTAAAAAATATTGATAAGGCCATTATATCTGTACATTGCCATAACGATTTGGGTTTGGCTACCGCAAACTCAATAGCCGGTGTGCAAAATGGCGCACGCCAAATTGAATGTACCATAAATGGTATTGGCGAACGCGCAGGCAATACATCAATGGAAGAAGTGGTGATGATATTAAAAACACACCACAGCCTGGGCTTAAACAGCACCATTAACACCAAACATTTTTACGAGTTAAGCAATATGGTAAGCACCATGATGCGGATGCCTGTGCAACCCAACAAGGCCATTGTAGGCAGCAATGCCTTTGCACATAGCTCGGGCATTCACCAGGATGGTTTTTTAAAGCACCGCGAAAACTACGAGATTATTTCGCCAGATGATGTGGGTTTCCCTAATGCCAGCATTATTTTAACTGCACGCAGCGGCAGGCACGCCTTAAAATTCCATTTGAGCCGTTTGGGCCACCATTTAGATAAAGGCGAGCTTGACCAAACCTATAAAACATTTTTAACCCTTGCCGATAGCAAACTTGATATTACCGATGAGGACTTGTTAAAACTGGTTGCCCACCGTTTAGTTAAGCAAGATTAA
- the ilvA gene encoding threonine ammonia-lyase IlvA: MEAPTQITLDFNAAYERLKRIVKRTPLEFNSGLSEKYGCEVYLKREDLQIVRSYKLRGAYNMISQLNQDQLNRGVVCASAGNHAQGVAFSCSNLGTLGVIFMPEITPNQKVKQTEMFGAGKVKIVLVGDTFDDCLAEALAYTKANNMTFIPPFDNYSVIEGQGTVGVEILQDLPGVEAVIMPVGGGGLAAGTGSYLKDEKPGVLLIGVEPEGAPSMFKALEAHEPVTLPQINRFVDGAAVKRVGTLTYKLCQEVLNQMLLVPEGKVCTTILKLYNEDAIVVEPAGALAVASLDLVKDQIKGKKVVCIISGGNNDIERMQEIKERSLLYEGLKHYFIIRFPQRPGALKLFVNNVLGPHDDITRFEFIKKTNRESGPALIGIELKSADDYGALMDRMQEFRFEVKELNRDQTLFEYLV, encoded by the coding sequence ATGGAAGCACCCACACAAATAACACTGGATTTTAACGCTGCTTATGAGCGTTTAAAACGGATAGTGAAACGTACCCCGCTGGAATTTAATAGTGGCCTGTCGGAAAAATACGGATGCGAGGTTTATTTAAAGCGCGAAGATTTGCAAATTGTACGATCATACAAATTGCGGGGTGCTTATAACATGATATCGCAATTAAACCAGGACCAGTTAAACCGTGGCGTTGTTTGCGCCAGTGCTGGTAACCATGCCCAGGGAGTTGCTTTTTCGTGCAGTAATTTGGGTACTTTGGGTGTAATTTTTATGCCCGAAATTACGCCTAACCAAAAGGTTAAACAAACCGAAATGTTTGGTGCAGGCAAGGTAAAAATAGTTTTGGTGGGCGATACTTTTGATGATTGCCTTGCCGAAGCCTTAGCTTATACCAAAGCCAACAACATGACTTTTATACCGCCTTTTGATAACTACAGCGTTATTGAAGGCCAGGGCACTGTTGGTGTTGAAATACTACAGGATTTACCCGGTGTTGAGGCCGTAATTATGCCCGTTGGCGGTGGTGGCCTTGCTGCCGGAACCGGCAGCTATTTAAAGGATGAAAAACCCGGAGTTTTATTAATTGGCGTTGAGCCGGAGGGCGCGCCATCAATGTTTAAGGCTCTGGAAGCGCATGAGCCTGTTACACTGCCACAAATAAACCGTTTTGTTGATGGGGCAGCCGTAAAACGCGTAGGCACATTAACCTACAAGCTTTGCCAGGAAGTGTTAAACCAAATGCTGCTGGTACCCGAAGGAAAAGTTTGCACAACCATACTAAAGCTTTATAACGAAGATGCCATAGTAGTTGAGCCCGCAGGTGCCCTTGCTGTAGCCTCATTGGATTTGGTTAAAGACCAAATAAAAGGCAAAAAAGTTGTTTGCATTATAAGCGGCGGCAACAACGATATTGAACGTATGCAGGAGATAAAGGAGCGCTCGCTGCTGTACGAAGGTTTAAAACACTATTTCATCATCCGTTTTCCGCAAAGACCGGGTGCTTTAAAATTGTTTGTAAACAATGTTTTGGGCCCTCATGATGATATTACCCGTTTTGAATTCATCAAAAAAACTAACCGCGAAAGCGGCCCCGCTTTAATTGGCATCGAACTAAAATCTGCCGACGACTATGGCGCGCTGATGGATAGGATGCAGGAGTTCCGTTTTGAGGTTAAAGAGCTTAACAGAGATCAAACCCTGTTTGAGTATTTGGTGTAA
- a CDS encoding ABC transporter ATP-binding protein codes for MDKGSFLQAISVTKNYSEDRSSGVNNVILSFKPGKITAIVGESGSGKSTLLKLLYGLLDPDEGQVLFKGEQILGPVEKLIPGHDKMKMVTQHTDDLNLFATAWENVSALLSNINLEYKRSATETALKQLRIFELKDQRVAHMSGGEKQRVAIARALISKPEILFLDEPFNQVDASFREGLQQTIRQIVKDTGLTVIMVSHDPAEVLSMADELIVLKDGETVEHGTPAQMYARPKMLYTAQLLSHCSVLNKDEALVCGITATRRNVAITPENVEIDVTNLGKRKWKVTQVLFKGFYEEILIEKDGTRLRALNIQRGKYREGSMIDIKILKYFEYGQWE; via the coding sequence ATGGATAAAGGGAGCTTTTTGCAAGCAATATCAGTTACAAAAAATTATTCGGAAGACCGCTCGTCGGGTGTAAACAACGTAATACTTTCTTTTAAACCCGGTAAAATAACGGCCATTGTTGGCGAAAGCGGTAGTGGCAAAAGTACCTTGCTTAAATTGCTGTACGGCTTGCTTGACCCTGACGAAGGGCAGGTGCTTTTTAAAGGCGAACAGATACTTGGCCCCGTTGAAAAGCTGATACCCGGCCACGACAAAATGAAGATGGTAACCCAGCATACCGACGACCTGAATTTGTTTGCCACGGCCTGGGAAAACGTATCGGCCCTGCTATCAAACATTAATTTGGAGTATAAGCGCAGCGCCACCGAAACCGCCCTTAAACAATTACGCATTTTTGAATTGAAAGACCAGCGCGTTGCACACATGAGCGGTGGCGAAAAGCAACGCGTTGCTATTGCCCGCGCTTTAATTAGCAAGCCCGAAATATTGTTTTTAGATGAACCTTTTAACCAGGTTGATGCATCGTTTAGGGAGGGATTGCAGCAAACCATAAGGCAGATAGTGAAAGATACCGGCCTAACGGTTATCATGGTATCGCATGACCCGGCCGAGGTATTATCAATGGCCGACGAACTTATTGTTTTAAAGGATGGCGAAACGGTTGAACATGGCACCCCGGCGCAAATGTACGCCCGGCCCAAAATGCTGTATACTGCGCAACTGTTATCGCACTGTTCGGTGCTAAACAAAGATGAAGCACTGGTATGCGGCATAACTGCAACCCGCCGCAACGTAGCCATTACTCCCGAAAACGTAGAGATAGATGTAACAAACCTTGGGAAAAGAAAATGGAAAGTTACGCAGGTTTTATTTAAAGGCTTTTACGAAGAGATATTGATTGAGAAAGATGGTACCCGTTTACGCGCCCTCAATATACAACGCGGCAAATACCGAGAAGGCAGCATGATTGATATTAAAATTTTAAAATATTTTGAATACGGCCAGTGGGAGTAA
- a CDS encoding class I SAM-dependent methyltransferase: MKWNAELYDDKHAFVFQFGENVLELLDVKAGERILDLGCGTGYLAQQIKNLGADVVGTDLSPDMIAKAKATYPDVEFAVADAGNFSFDQKFDAVFSNAALHWVKDHDGMMKSVYDSLKPRGRFVAEMGGKGNVGLLIAATKQVLAKHGYHEQTKVQVWRFPGLGEFTHELENHGFRVTFAVHFDRKTPLQDGDLGVAKWITMFGSQFFEGVPADEVQILLKEITEILRPAYNEDGQWYADYKRLRFIAVKE, translated from the coding sequence ATGAAATGGAACGCTGAATTATACGACGACAAACATGCATTTGTATTCCAATTTGGAGAAAATGTATTGGAACTACTGGATGTAAAAGCTGGTGAGCGCATTCTTGATCTGGGTTGCGGTACAGGTTATCTGGCACAGCAAATTAAAAACCTGGGGGCCGATGTTGTTGGTACCGATTTATCTCCGGATATGATCGCGAAAGCTAAAGCTACTTACCCCGATGTTGAGTTTGCTGTTGCCGATGCAGGTAATTTTAGCTTCGACCAAAAATTTGACGCCGTATTTAGCAACGCAGCACTGCATTGGGTGAAAGATCATGACGGCATGATGAAATCTGTTTACGATAGCCTTAAACCCCGTGGCCGTTTTGTTGCCGAAATGGGCGGCAAAGGTAACGTTGGTTTGCTTATAGCTGCTACCAAGCAGGTTTTAGCAAAACACGGTTACCACGAGCAAACCAAGGTGCAGGTATGGCGCTTCCCCGGCTTAGGCGAATTTACGCACGAACTGGAAAACCACGGTTTCAGGGTAACCTTCGCTGTTCACTTTGACAGGAAGACACCTTTGCAGGATGGCGACCTGGGCGTTGCAAAGTGGATAACCATGTTTGGCTCGCAATTTTTTGAAGGCGTACCCGCAGATGAAGTGCAAATATTGCTGAAAGAGATAACCGAAATACTGCGGCCCGCTTATAACGAAGATGGGCAATGGTATGCCGATTATAAAAGACTGAGATTTATAGCGGTGAAAGAGTAA